One stretch of Hevea brasiliensis isolate MT/VB/25A 57/8 chromosome 12, ASM3005281v1, whole genome shotgun sequence DNA includes these proteins:
- the LOC110637352 gene encoding transcription factor bHLH30 has protein sequence MLPFQSCYGFVRHDPSLVNVMDLDAGESILSSSSRSQKKSTDACKSHKEAERRRRQRINAHLSTLRTLLPSTTKTDKASLLAEVVHHVKELRRQAAHLARHQDSDSCCSISSSGGGAEPEQNCAFPGESDEATLSYCDGDAKTIRLSICCEDRPGLNRDLSQAIRLVRARAVRAEMMTVGGRTKSVVVLQWANGGGGDEEVGILRRALKAVVENRVSGSGLGHVVHGNKRVRGYGWVNGDDQF, from the exons ATGCTGCCTTTTCAAAGCTGCTATGGGTTCGTTCGTCATGATCCAAGCCTGGTCAACGTAATGGACTTGGACGCCGGAGAATCGATCCTCAGCTCCTCGTCGAGATCGCAAAAGAAATCAACAGATGCATGCAAGAGCCATAAGGAAGCTGAGAGGAGACGCAGACAGCGTATCAACGCCCACCTCTCTACTCTCCGTACTCTCCTGCCCAGCACCACTAAG ACAGACAAGGCCTCGTTGCTAGCGGAGGTGGTGCATCACGTGAAGGAGCTAAGAAGGCAAGCCGCTCACTTGGCGCGTCATCAGGATAGCGACAGTTGCTGTAGCATCAGCAGCAGCGGAGGAGGAGCAGAGCCTGAGCAGAACTGTGCGTTTCCTGGAGAATCAGATGAGGCGACTTTGAGTTATTGTGATGGTGACGCGAAGACGATAAGGTTGAGCATTTGTTGTGAGGACAGACCTGGGTTGAACCGGGATTTATCTCAGGCGATCCGGTTGGTTCGAGCCAGGGCGGTCCGAGCTGAGATGATGACGGTTGGAGGACGGACTAAAAGTGTGGTAGTGCTGCAATGGGCTAATGGCGGTGGTGGAGATGAGGAGGTGGGAATTCTGAGAAGAGCATTGAAGGCCGTTGTGGAAAATCGGGTCTCGGGTTCTGGACTGGGCCATGTGGTCCATGGGAATAAACGGGTTCGAGGTTATGGTTGGGTTAACGGTGATGATCAGTTTTGA
- the LOC110637351 gene encoding beta carbonic anhydrase 5, chloroplastic isoform X1, protein MVWQCLKCSYITGIRTRPIITTLGFHVCLPFSGFTNSLVGFPRNCSISSSEKLQAKGEDTDRLGLPSSYKEVPFLRSDASINSLGPVQQLTSVKVQNVPKTDGGPTSFDEMKRRFLNFKKHKYLEEVEHFQTLAEVQSPKFMVIACVDSRVCPSNVLGFKPGEAFMVRNVANIVPPLENGPTETNAALEFAVNTLEVENIFVIGHSNCAGIQALMSMQDEKNHSFVEKWVATAKVAKLRTKADASGLSFDQQCKHCEKESINCSLLNLLTYPWIEEKVRKEMLSVHGGYYDFLNCTFEKWTLDFKEISNVGQGWIFSAKDRELWC, encoded by the exons ATGGTCTGGCAATGCC TTAAATGTTCTTACATTACAGGAATAAGAACTCGTCCGATTATTACAACATTAGGCTTTCATGTCTGTTTGCCCTTTTCTGGTTTTACCAATTCCTTGGTTGGTTTCCCCAGAAATTGTTCTATTTCTAGTTCA GAAAAGCTGCAGGCGAAAGGTGAAGATACTGATCGATTAGGATTACCCTCTTCATATAA AGAGGTGCCATTTTTGAGATCAGATGCTTCAATTAATTCCCTCGGACCTGTTCAACAACTTACAAGTGTTAAAGTACAGAATGTGCCCAAAACTGATGGTGGGCCGACCTCATTTGATGAGATGAAACGGAGATTTCTGAATTTCAAGAAGCACAAATATTT AGAAGAAGTGGAGCATTTTCAAACTCTTGCTGAGGTGCAGTCACCGAAG TTTATGGTGATTGCTTGTGTAGACTCAAGGGTTTGCCCTTCTAATGTTCTTGGATTCAAACCTGGAGAAGCTTTTATGGTTCGAAATGTTGCAAATATTGTCCCCCCACTTGAG AATGGACCAACAGAAACTAATGCTGCCCTTGAGTTTGCTGTAAATACTCTTGAA GTTGAAAATATATTCGTCATTGGCCATAGTAACTGTGCGGGAATTCAAGCTCTCATGAGTATGCAAGATGAAAAGAACCATAG CTTTGTTGAGAAATGGGTTGCTACTGCAAAGGTTGCCAAGTTAAGAACAAAAGCTGATGCAAGTGGCCTTAGCTTTGACCAACAATGCAAACACTGTGAGAAG GAATCTATCAACTGTTCGTTGCTGAACTTGCTAACATATCCATGGATTGAAGAGAAGGTGAGGAAAGAGATGCTTTCTGTTCATGGAGGATACTATGATTTCTTGAATTGTACATTTGAGAAGTGGACTCTTGATTTCAAGGAAATAAGCAATGTTGGCCAAGGGTGGATATTCTCAGCCAAAGACAGAGAGTTGTGGTGCTGA
- the LOC110637351 gene encoding beta carbonic anhydrase 5, chloroplastic isoform X2 produces MVWQCRIRTRPIITTLGFHVCLPFSGFTNSLVGFPRNCSISSSEKLQAKGEDTDRLGLPSSYKEVPFLRSDASINSLGPVQQLTSVKVQNVPKTDGGPTSFDEMKRRFLNFKKHKYLEEVEHFQTLAEVQSPKFMVIACVDSRVCPSNVLGFKPGEAFMVRNVANIVPPLENGPTETNAALEFAVNTLEVENIFVIGHSNCAGIQALMSMQDEKNHSFVEKWVATAKVAKLRTKADASGLSFDQQCKHCEKESINCSLLNLLTYPWIEEKVRKEMLSVHGGYYDFLNCTFEKWTLDFKEISNVGQGWIFSAKDRELWC; encoded by the exons ATGGTCTGGCAATGCC GAATAAGAACTCGTCCGATTATTACAACATTAGGCTTTCATGTCTGTTTGCCCTTTTCTGGTTTTACCAATTCCTTGGTTGGTTTCCCCAGAAATTGTTCTATTTCTAGTTCA GAAAAGCTGCAGGCGAAAGGTGAAGATACTGATCGATTAGGATTACCCTCTTCATATAA AGAGGTGCCATTTTTGAGATCAGATGCTTCAATTAATTCCCTCGGACCTGTTCAACAACTTACAAGTGTTAAAGTACAGAATGTGCCCAAAACTGATGGTGGGCCGACCTCATTTGATGAGATGAAACGGAGATTTCTGAATTTCAAGAAGCACAAATATTT AGAAGAAGTGGAGCATTTTCAAACTCTTGCTGAGGTGCAGTCACCGAAG TTTATGGTGATTGCTTGTGTAGACTCAAGGGTTTGCCCTTCTAATGTTCTTGGATTCAAACCTGGAGAAGCTTTTATGGTTCGAAATGTTGCAAATATTGTCCCCCCACTTGAG AATGGACCAACAGAAACTAATGCTGCCCTTGAGTTTGCTGTAAATACTCTTGAA GTTGAAAATATATTCGTCATTGGCCATAGTAACTGTGCGGGAATTCAAGCTCTCATGAGTATGCAAGATGAAAAGAACCATAG CTTTGTTGAGAAATGGGTTGCTACTGCAAAGGTTGCCAAGTTAAGAACAAAAGCTGATGCAAGTGGCCTTAGCTTTGACCAACAATGCAAACACTGTGAGAAG GAATCTATCAACTGTTCGTTGCTGAACTTGCTAACATATCCATGGATTGAAGAGAAGGTGAGGAAAGAGATGCTTTCTGTTCATGGAGGATACTATGATTTCTTGAATTGTACATTTGAGAAGTGGACTCTTGATTTCAAGGAAATAAGCAATGTTGGCCAAGGGTGGATATTCTCAGCCAAAGACAGAGAGTTGTGGTGCTGA